In Leptodesmis sichuanensis A121, the following are encoded in one genomic region:
- a CDS encoding caspase, EACC1-associated type, producing MLIGVSEYQDGLSPLPSAVRDVEAMQRVLHQPETGGFDQVKPLIDPDPLLMQQEIEALFADRSKDDLVLLFFSGHGIKDDTGKLYFATRITRKTSKGELIRSTAVPASFVCEIMSNSRSKRQIVILDCCFSGAFAEDMTAKDDGSVSIQAQLGGEGRAVLTSSTSTQYSFEQKGSNLSIYTEYLVKGIETGEADLDNDGAISVDELHDYARQHVQEAAPTMKPEIYAVREGFRIRLAKARIADPKLRYRKAVEQAASGGKIFPADRRLLNHLQTEIGLSIAEAAAIEVEVLQTYWDYQDNLEQYRQILEKVLQSERPLSLQTQRKLEQFQTRWNLKPEDVKQVEAQLLKQFHGSQAAISSTSSESAERLHNWVPPTVDYSSPPIQTALPPAEVPVPDAVEVPPVIHPHKEHPTRFGWVLAIVLVIAAGAGYGGFQLISKLSESYSVPPTPSSQFPETPAAGTCVTNNFSGRLNIRSGPSRQSAIISSLNPEQQATATGEEINGWIKISAPVEGWIFKSYTRSCSTVEIPPPTPAPSPSPADSPSSTPSPSPPTSPSAVRPDPEQFVRDYFANINNRDFSQGWAMLSTDFQQEGSGGYRDYAEWWSTVERVDVVETNLVEQTPDLAKVNIRVKYFLKSAVCKLDVRQWTLKWDADQNMWLLHHREWLVEQKELLDCT from the coding sequence TTGCTAATAGGAGTCAGTGAATATCAGGATGGGTTAAGCCCCTTGCCCAGTGCAGTAAGAGATGTGGAAGCCATGCAACGGGTATTACACCAGCCTGAAACGGGTGGATTTGATCAGGTTAAACCCCTCATCGATCCTGATCCCCTGCTGATGCAGCAGGAGATTGAAGCCTTATTTGCAGACCGTTCCAAAGATGATCTGGTGCTGCTTTTCTTTTCCGGCCACGGTATTAAGGACGATACAGGCAAGCTTTATTTTGCCACTCGCATCACCCGTAAAACCTCAAAGGGAGAATTAATCCGTTCCACTGCCGTTCCAGCGAGTTTTGTGTGCGAGATTATGAGTAACAGTCGTTCTAAACGGCAGATTGTGATCTTGGACTGTTGCTTTAGTGGGGCCTTCGCAGAAGACATGACTGCCAAAGATGATGGCTCCGTGAGTATTCAGGCTCAACTGGGTGGGGAAGGACGGGCTGTACTGACTTCCTCGACCTCGACTCAATATTCCTTTGAACAAAAGGGAAGTAACCTTTCTATTTACACGGAATATTTAGTCAAAGGAATTGAAACCGGAGAAGCCGACCTGGATAATGATGGCGCAATCTCAGTGGATGAACTGCACGATTATGCCCGACAACACGTGCAGGAAGCCGCTCCTACCATGAAGCCAGAAATTTATGCGGTGCGGGAAGGATTCCGGATTCGGTTAGCAAAAGCCAGAATTGCAGACCCTAAGTTGCGCTATCGCAAAGCCGTTGAACAGGCTGCCAGTGGGGGCAAGATTTTTCCTGCTGATCGCCGCCTGCTAAATCACTTACAGACAGAAATTGGACTGTCGATCGCCGAGGCAGCCGCTATTGAGGTAGAGGTTTTACAGACTTATTGGGACTATCAGGACAATCTGGAGCAGTATCGCCAAATTTTGGAAAAGGTGTTGCAATCTGAGCGGCCCCTGAGTTTACAAACTCAGAGGAAACTTGAACAATTTCAAACCCGGTGGAACCTTAAACCAGAAGACGTGAAACAAGTAGAAGCCCAATTACTCAAACAATTTCATGGCAGTCAAGCTGCTATCAGTTCTACCAGTTCTGAGAGCGCTGAACGTTTGCACAATTGGGTTCCTCCAACCGTTGATTACTCCAGTCCCCCAATTCAAACGGCTCTTCCACCCGCTGAAGTTCCAGTTCCTGATGCAGTCGAAGTTCCTCCGGTTATCCACCCACACAAAGAGCATCCTACTCGTTTTGGTTGGGTTCTTGCGATCGTTCTGGTAATCGCGGCAGGAGCCGGATACGGAGGATTTCAGTTGATTTCTAAGTTATCTGAATCGTATTCCGTCCCCCCCACTCCATCCTCTCAATTCCCAGAAACGCCTGCTGCAGGAACTTGCGTAACCAATAATTTCTCTGGCAGGCTCAACATCCGCTCTGGCCCCAGTCGTCAATCAGCGATCATCAGTTCTCTCAATCCTGAGCAACAAGCCACGGCAACCGGAGAAGAAATTAACGGGTGGATTAAGATTTCTGCGCCTGTGGAAGGCTGGATCTTCAAAAGTTACACGCGATCGTGTTCAACTGTCGAGATACCGCCCCCAACTCCAGCCCCTTCACCTTCACCCGCAGATTCCCCATCTTCTACCCCAAGTCCATCTCCCCCTACTTCCCCCTCAGCAGTCAGACCTGATCCTGAACAGTTTGTTCGAGATTACTTTGCAAACATCAATAACAGAGATTTTTCGCAGGGATGGGCCATGCTCTCAACCGATTTCCAACAAGAAGGATCCGGCGGATATCGTGATTATGCTGAATGGTGGTCAACGGTCGAGCGAGTGGATGTCGTGGAAACTAACCTTGTTGAGCAAACGCCTGACCTGGCTAAAGTGAATATTCGGGTGAAGTACTTTCTGAAGTCAGCCGTCTGTAAGCTAGATGTGAGACAGTGGACACTGAAGTGGGATGCTGATCAGAATATGTGGCTGCTGCATCATCGTGAATGGTTGGTTGAGCAAAAGGAATTGCTGGATTGCACTTAA